Genomic window (Macrobrachium rosenbergii isolate ZJJX-2024 chromosome 48, ASM4041242v1, whole genome shotgun sequence):
atatatatatatatacatattataaacatACCTGAAGCTTCCTACTTTCTCCTGGAAatgaatccttctctctctctctctttctctttatctctcttctctctcaaatctatttataatctatatatgtataaatatatatatatatatatatatatatatatatatatatatatatatatatatatatatatattatatatatatatatatatatatatatatagatatttatatgtgtatatatatttatatatatatttatttatttatatatacatatttatatatatatatatatatatatatatatatatatatatatatatatatatatatatatatatatatatatatatatattttaaaatatatatatgtacaatatatatacatatatatatgtacagtgtatatatacacattctttttcttcctttcagaaAGATGTCACGGCCACAGATTCGAAAACCTGATTAACAGAAGATTTCCTCTCATCTGAATCTTTCTCTTCGCTACCCCACCCATCCTCTCTGACAGGTGACCTCCTGCCGCGCAGGCGCAGGAGCGCACgtcacaacggtcctcttcagtgCGAAGGTCAAGGCTGGCGACCTTGGCACctggatgctgctgctgctggtagTGACGACCTTACCTGAGGCAAGGGCGCGGTCGCTGCGACCCTTCACAAAGCTTGGGCAACCTGGAAGTGGATTTCGTTGATGATAATATTCCTGGATGATTGTAATCTGTTGGAgccgcgtttctctctctctctctctctctctctctctctctctctctctctctctctctctctctctctgaagttttagtaaccataaatcaaacagtatctctctctctctctctctctctctctctctctctctctctctctctctctctctgaagttttagtaaccataaatcaaacagtatctccctctctctctctctctctctctctctctctctctctctctctctgaagttttagtaaccataaatcaatctctctctctctctctctctctctctttctctctctctctctctgaagttttctctctctctctgaagttttagtctctctctgaagttttagtaaccataaatcaatctctctctctctctctctctctctctctctctctctctctctaagttttagtaaccatacatcaatcagtctctctctctctctctctctctctctctctctctctctctctctctctctctctctctcttaagttttagtaaccatacatcaatcagtctctctctctctctctgaagttttaGTAACCATACATCAAGTTTCAGTAaccatacatctctctctcactctttctctctgaagttttagtaaccatacatcaattctctctctctctctctctctctctctctctcttctctctctctctctctctctctctctctctctctctctctctctctctctctctctctctctcttgaatcttcagctgaaaatccttatggacagagtcaacaggctTGAATAAACCCAacagggctccaaagggaaatcagcctgcagagagagagagagagagagagagagaggagagagagagagagaaaggtgatagataaatgaacatgaggatatagaaaataaaacagatattccTGAAGTCGGGACacgtcagcagcagagagcaggaacgaatttagagagagagagagagagagagagagagagagagagagagagagagagagagagagagagagagagagagagagagagagaagttaaaggaaaaggtgatagtAAATAAATACGATGGAATTAAAAATATTCAGCAGCAGAGGACAGGAATGACTTAGCTCCTTGCTCAgacatttggaggtcagaagattcctcaactgcactaggcaaactattccacatcttagttgtagccaagataaaactcctagcaaactgagtactATCAAACCTATTACTAGAAAACGACAAACTATTTGCAACAGCAGCCCTCCTTAGTCTTGAGagtaaaaacaaataaggaaGACTGAGGAGGTTGTTTTTCTCTTGAGGTTTCTTGACCATCCGTCCCAGCAATTTTTGATGTGTCAGCATGATTCAAATGTGTATATTCATGTGttacaaatatgcaaatatgtatgtttAAAAATCGATTCATGTCAAGATGTTACTCAGGCAAGTTTATATAGTCCATTTTTGGGGGCAGTGTCGGatgtatatttagttttatttttagagttCTTGGCATCgatggtgattttatcattgacttttGTTTCAGCAAAGTTTTGAAAGcctgtctctctcaccatccaggatgcaTGGTGAGTGAGACACTCACTTGATACTTACCTGAAACAGGAAGTCAATgacaaaatcaccgtcgatgcaggtagctcaaaatattttttttaatttatattcgaCACTGCCAAAAAAGGGACGATATAGAGTACAAATTTATCAGATTTTGAAAGGGAATCATAACCTGAAGAGTAGTGTAATCCTTCCAAAACATATCATTCATTGGAAAACACAAATGCTCTCAGATCAGAGCTggtcaaaaaatggaaaaaacattagACACTTCGCCAAAAAATGGACGACTTGGTACATAAATTCACCTAATATTTTAAAGGCAATCGTTACCTGACTAATTGTGTGATCCTTCTGAAAAAACGTATTGATTGGTAAACACAAAATTCTCTCAGATCAGAGCTGGACATACtagtttattgtatatttttaagtcAGTAGAAGTTTTCGtaagaaagataaacagaaaagcTAGCCTTGGGAGGATTAAATTCCAGTTTATCAAAATACTACAAACGACAAAGCAAATGTATAGGATATCAGATTGAATTACCATGCTAAACCTATGAAATAATcagttattaacaaaataatcatCTCCGCAGGAAATGAAATGgctgataaaatataaacattacattAACTGATCTTGAGAATATCAATCTTGAGCTTATCAAGAGATTGCAGGCGACAGAGCAAATGTATAGGATACTGAATTGAATTATCGtgctatatatatgaatatttatataaataaccaGTTATTAACAGAATAATCATCCCTGCATGAAATAAAAcggttaataaatataaacattcaatTTGGGTGTATCATATCTATCTCGTATCGAATAATTTATGCTCTAATTGTTGAATGGACAAATACATTACAGATAACAGTTTTCATCTCTGGCTcataaaactgcataaaaaatgtaattaatcaaattatattttaattttgtcattagGTTCGTATTGATCAGGGCGACCACGTGGTCACTACCCAGACAGGGAATTGATGTATTTTTGCCAAAAGTAGAACCACTAGGGCCATCTACTGGATGGACGACAGCATTTAAATATGTGGGGGAAGAAGGGTctcagatatttgttataattctCATTTTCTCGTAAAATAAAGACTCAAATCCACTTGAATAACTACAGAAGTTGTTATATTAGAATATAGTTTCGTTAATCGTAAAAACCTCAGCATAATATGATGTCAATTAGGAGTTTATAATCGTAAGTGAAGATCAGTTTCACCTACACTAAAAATCGCTTCGACCAACTTAGCGCCACGTAGGGCCAGGACTGCCAACAAACCAGTACGCAATAACGCGTTATTACGGAGATGGGCAAAACGGTTCTAAGGACAGTTGAGATGTATAAGAGTTTGCCATTAACCATATCATTCTTTTAGCTTGTTGAATGGCGTTTAAGGAAGTAAAATGACTGGTTTTTCTGCATCTAAAACCGGGTGGATTGGCAATTCTGACTGCACCGTGTCCAAGGAATGTAAACATCTAACAGTACCTTGAACGAGCGAATAATAGGCTTAACAAGGCAACACAATAGTTAAGGGTTATCATctaaactttttaaaaagatcTAATCAACGGAAATATCGTAAATTCAGGCCTTTTcctaatatatacttataaaaggAACGGTATTGTATGCTATGAAAAGAATGCAGTCTTCTGTAATAGGGTGTCATATCAGTTACGTGCCAGTGATTTACTCAAGAAATTGCTGGTCTtgtgaaaataattcaataactctcattttttttttctgtggcaaTTTTAGAACCCTTCGAGAAGATAAAATTAGCGGACAcgatactgaattttatttatcgttttgttttcaagtatctacaaaaaataataataataataataataataataataataataataataataataataataataataagaagaagaagaagaagaagaagaagaagaagaagagaagaagagagagagagagagagagagagagagagagagagagagagagagagagtcactagtAATTATTGTCATGGCCTTTAATTCAAGATGACTGATTTGGTACTgctgatgtttgtgtgtgtatatatatatatatactgtatatatatatatatatatatatatatatatatatatatatatatatatatacatatatatatatgtgtgtgtgtatataaatatataattctacaagattttttgtatttattttttttttaattcatgcgAAAAAAATTTGAGGTTTGTCAAAAGAAGCATCACTGTTTATAGTAAGTAACATTCACTTTGCctcgtaattataaaaaaatgatcgaaaataattccattataCAAAGAATCCTACTGATATCCTTTGTAGGATacaggaggagaaggaaatgataaattattgattaccaaacctcaaaaaaaaattagaacaagtctaaaagtagtaaaaataaaattacaagatatatttgcagtttttaatcaatttatttacatgaatttgAATATAATTAAGTTAAGTCATGTtttaattaaataaggcaaagtatgaaaaattaaatgacaagatGAATGAGCAGCTTGTAATCAGTTTATTTACATGAATCCGAACAGAATTAAATTACGTCACGTTTTAAATAGGCAAGTCATTTCCAAGATAATATTCCCAGCATGTTTACTTAGATTCGTTGGATTCGTAAGAAGCGGAGTCGGGGAATCGAGCCTCTCCGTCGTAGTTGACCTCAGCCACGTATCCGGAGTCTCCCTCGACGATGTACTTGACGGTCTGGAGGCGGCCGTCGGGAAGGCggacgtagtaggatccctgGGTGTCCTCTCCGTCGCGGGCCTCCTGGTGTCCGAAGTCGTTCTCTGAGGACTCGTCTCTGACGGCCCAGTTGAATTCGTACTTGCCCTCGCCGGATTCGAAGGATTCGAAGGATCTCTCCTCGGAGGATCCCTGGAGGTGTAAGATGTGATCCAGGGTATTAATCATTGATCTCATTTGGAAACAAACTTCCAGACTATTTTGTTTGTCAGGTTTCTCTGTGTACctaaaacttttaatatttagCTAGATAGTAATTTTTCACTGTTCAGTGTACCCAAAAGTAAATATCTAACTATTGGGCAATCACTAATTTTTCAGTGTACTCaaagcatttttttgtttattgtactaaaactttttaaactgtaacatttttaaaaacttttaattttttcattgttcagtGTACCCAAAACTATACATGTTCAACTGCTGTGTCCTTTTTGATGGACGCACGCTGCCCGGAATATTTCAAAATtgccaaaataaatttttgtacttacCCCTGGGGCAGCATAAGCTGTAGCAATGGTCGCCAAAGCAAGGGCGAGAAGAAGTACCTGGAACAAAGATTACTTGcgattattatgataatataaatatgcagagaaagagatatataacAGACATCAAATCCACAACCAATATTCCTCCGAGACCTGTACTCCCAAACATACCTTGGAATACATGTTGATCGTTCGAATGAATCAGTCACTCTGTGCCTTGTCCTGGAACgctgctctttatatatatatatatcatgcccaGTTGCTAAGTGCAGTAGGTCACCACCTTTCCAagatctgatttttattttttatttgcccaGCCATGTTTCTTCAGGATGTTTCAAAATGCTTTTGCCAACCCACATACCTCGTCGATCACTTGTATACTCGCTCGTATGTAGGTCTGGGGTATCAAAAGACGGCGAGAGAAGCATTATTAATTATGGGATGTGACTGGCTTGAAAGGGCAGATCTCAATCTGTTTCTCTTCTCAGTTGTGGATCTAATGATTTTCAAATCATGTTTGCGTTATTCACAGAGTGATGCAAATCAGAGGCGTTTTCTAAATCGGGTATTGTTTCTCGATAAGAACCCCTGATAAAAATCCTTGCAAATCAGAGGCGTTTTCTAAATCGAGTATTGTTTCTCGATAAGACCCCCTGATAAAAATCCTTGCAAATCAGAGACGTTTTCTAATGCTAATATTGTTTCTCGATAAAACCCCCTGATAAAAATTCTTGCAAATCAGAGACGTTTTCTAATGCTAGTATCGTTTCTCGATAAAACACCCTGATAAAAAATTCTTGCAAATCAGAGACGTTTTCTAATGCTAGTATTGTTTACAGATAAAACCCCctgataaaaattctttaattttggaAGTTTGTCTATGAATGATAGATACGTTCCGCTTCATGAGGGTGATGTGAATTTGCATGCAGAactgaaacaaagtgaaattacGCCTGTACATTCCTACATGGTTAACACAAGTACTGTATGTCTGTTGGGGCTGAATTACTTGGGAAAAGGGACGTGGTAGCTCTTGCTTTGCTAAGGAGTCCGTGGATCTTGTGATAAAGTACCAATAGACACGTTCAGAGACTCAGCACTTGACTGAGAGTGTCTTGAGAGGAAGGGAAAGGTGTTGAAATATTTtaggtgaaagaaagaaagttatGGGAGAGGAATAGATAAGGAGAAGAagctaaatgaagaaatatatctCCGAATAAGAAATGGAACTGGAGAGACGCAGTCAAAAGCAAAAGCAATCTTGTGCCTTTGAAACATTTTAAACATCTGTTGAAAGACGTGACAGaaaagtgactaaaaaaaaaaaggtaacctaaaaagaaaggatttaatttagctatattaaattgaattgaatatagaatttagaccaaaggccaagcactgggacctatgaggtcaatcaacgctgaaacggaaattgaaagtaaaaaggtttgaaaggtgtaacaggagaaaaacctcaaagcagttgcactatgagtcaattgctaggagagggttgaggaaagtaagatggaagaaagagaatatgaaaggaggtacagtaaaaggaacgaaaggggttgcagctatgggcctaaggaaggcacgctgcaaagaaccttaagtaatgcctacagtgcaccccatgaggtgcactctTAACGTAGCTATAGGGAATTTAAAAGTTATAGACCAAGGAAGTCCCAGTCGTTAATAATGATTTAAGCTAAAtcctacagtatactgtatcaTACTGTAGTCGCTGCTTAGGTTAGTATAAAAGCTTTGTTTGGACGAAAGAAAGATTCTGTGGAACGAAACCTGAcccttttaaaagaagaaagatgacACAGGAGACTGGAAGCATAATCGTTCCATTACTTTACTTTATCTAAGAAGAAATGTAGCGGTATCTTGACTGAGTAGAACGTAGTAATATAAGTGTTAATATAGACAAGGGGGTAATTATGGATCTAGAGTTGgttctgaaaaatatttgaaaatagtttGAGGATAATCAAATTGAAGTTATTATGTGATGTTGAGGTTCTGTAGTGttgaatttcatttgttaagtgcctagaattttgttatatttgaatttatatatatatatatatatatatatatttatatatatatatatatatatatatatatatatatatatatatatatatatatatattatatatatatatatatatatcatcaataagTATAAAATTCTCCTGATGAAAACTGCAAATTCCATCATTATCAAAGTTAATTCTATTTGTATCCTCTGTCTTGTGCGTTTCGTCGCCTGGGTACCGGCATATAGCCACTAAAACTacttaaaagtgaaaaacaagaaataaattgtgtaaaattaGTCTGAATGTACTTTGTCCCATCCGAGAATCACTCTGTAAACCAGACTGTATTAAACTCTAGTTCAATCTGACCtttgaactcttttttttttttttctgtaattaaactGCTGAAGGTAAATGACTTTataacattgttattttcttctgttattgatattaatattacaaaTGTATCATAaaggtattaatattattaaaaatgcatataatttattataaatgtatatattaagcTGCCCACTTTTAACATAAGATATGGAGTAACAATTCTACCATGGCCGAAGAAATATTACGTCATGTTCAtgttaatttagcattttatttttatttatcttgtttttggGCATTGCAGGATTAGACACTAATTCAAGACTTGCCAATATATTTCATAGATGCTCAAGTGAAAATTTCTACCACCTTGTCAAGatcttgcatttatttatttatatatattttttttatttatttatttttcttcttctttaaaattttgtaacttTGTTTTTCAACATAAATTTATATCTTGGTTATACCAGATAGGATTAGTGCAAGAACGCTCATTATTGTCCTATAAAGGAtcctatttatttctatttagcTCTTTCCAGAATCCTTAATCaatagaaagaaaactattggcaATTATTTTGGAGCTGGGCTGAACCATTAAGACCCTTTGAAATAGCAAAAAGGAGTATTAAAATAAACGTTAAgtcaaatacatttatttacactgaaatgaataaatataattgataaataattcagAATAACCAAACATCGGAAGTGCAGAAAGTCTCAGAAAGCGTCGGAGCTTGAAATCTTATTCGTTCAGGAGGTTCCGCAAGGGGATTCTAGGGTGCCATCTTATTTGGATTCGTTGGACTCGTAAGAAGCGGAGTCGGGGAATCGAGCCTCTCCGTCGTAGGTGACCTCAGCCACGTAGCCGTCATCCCCATCGACGAGGTAGGACACCTTCTGGAGGCGCCCGTCGGGGAGCTggacgtagtaggatccctgGGTGTCGTCTCCGTTGCGGCCTCCTGGTGGCCGAAGTCGTTCTCGGAGGATTCGTCTCTCACGGCCCAGTTGAAGTCGTACTTGGCCTCGCCGGATTCGAAGGACGTTTCCTCTGAGGATCCCTGGAATAGGAGAAAGTAATCCTGTGATTAGGAGTCCGGAAAGGACAGAGGGTT
Coding sequences:
- the LOC136831632 gene encoding pro-resilin-like — its product is MYSKVLLLALALATIATAYAAPGGSSEERSFESFESGEGKYEFNWAVRDESSENDFGHQEARDGEDTQGSYYVRLPDGRLQTVKYIVEGDSGYVAEVNYDGEARFPDSASYESNESK